A stretch of Acidobacteriota bacterium DNA encodes these proteins:
- a CDS encoding NAD(P)(+) transhydrogenase (Re/Si-specific) subunit beta produces MTTSLLVTAYIAAAVLFILSLKGLAHPSTARRGNQFGAIGMLIAMVAVALHAGVITSPTLLGALTLAAIIGALVASRVAMTSMPQLVAILHSFVGAAAVLVGISNHLAPAVELTGVERTIHDVETYLGVFIGSLTFTGSIVAWGKLQGVIRSKPLMLPGRHLLNIGMIVACVWLGAMYLRGGHEALPHLLIMTAIAGVIGIHLVMAIGGADMPVVVSMLNSYSGWAASAAGFMLSNDLLIITGALVGSSGAILSYIMCKAMNRSFLSVILGGFGAEEGAAPAGGAVVEGELVATTAAEVVDLLKAADSVIIVPGYGMAVAQAQHPVREIVDVLRAAGKTVRFAIHPVAGRLPGHMNVLLAEANLPYDIVLEMDEINDDFPTTDVVLVIGANDIVNPSALDDPSSPIAGMPVLHAWEAAACIVFKRGKGAGYAGVENPLFFKPKTKMLYGDAKKSVDAILGALRAP; encoded by the coding sequence ATGACAACGTCGCTATTGGTCACGGCGTATATCGCCGCCGCAGTTCTGTTCATCCTGAGCCTGAAGGGGCTCGCCCATCCAAGCACCGCACGCCGCGGCAATCAGTTCGGCGCCATCGGCATGTTGATCGCCATGGTCGCCGTCGCGCTGCATGCCGGCGTCATCACGTCCCCCACGCTGCTGGGGGCGCTCACGCTCGCCGCCATCATCGGCGCGCTGGTGGCCTCACGCGTGGCGATGACGTCCATGCCGCAGTTGGTGGCCATCCTGCACAGCTTCGTCGGCGCCGCCGCTGTGCTGGTGGGCATCAGCAACCACCTGGCGCCTGCCGTTGAACTGACGGGGGTCGAACGGACCATTCACGACGTCGAGACCTACCTCGGCGTCTTCATCGGTTCACTCACGTTTACAGGATCGATCGTGGCCTGGGGCAAACTGCAGGGCGTCATCCGCAGCAAGCCGTTGATGCTGCCCGGTCGCCATTTGTTGAACATCGGCATGATCGTCGCCTGCGTCTGGCTCGGCGCGATGTACCTGCGTGGCGGGCATGAAGCGCTGCCCCACCTCCTGATCATGACGGCGATCGCCGGCGTCATCGGCATTCACCTGGTGATGGCTATCGGCGGCGCCGACATGCCTGTGGTGGTGTCGATGCTCAACAGCTACTCGGGCTGGGCGGCGTCAGCGGCAGGCTTCATGCTCTCGAACGACCTGCTCATCATCACGGGCGCGCTCGTCGGCTCTTCGGGCGCGATTCTGAGCTACATCATGTGCAAGGCGATGAACCGCTCGTTCCTCTCGGTCATCCTCGGGGGCTTCGGCGCGGAGGAAGGTGCGGCACCTGCGGGTGGCGCGGTCGTCGAGGGCGAGCTGGTTGCCACCACTGCCGCCGAGGTGGTGGATCTTTTGAAAGCAGCCGACTCGGTGATCATCGTGCCGGGCTACGGCATGGCCGTGGCCCAGGCGCAACATCCGGTGCGCGAGATTGTGGATGTGCTTCGAGCCGCAGGCAAGACCGTGCGATTCGCAATCCATCCGGTCGCGGGCCGCCTCCCCGGCCACATGAACGTGCTGCTGGCCGAAGCCAACCTCCCCTACGACATCGTCCTCGAGATGGACGAGATCAATGACGACTTCCCCACCACGGACGTCGTGCTCGTCATCGGCGCGAACGACATCGTGAATCCCAGCGCGCTCGACGACCCTTCCAGCCCCATTGCCGGCATGCCCGTGCTTCACGCCTGGGAAGCGGCGGCCTGCATCGTCTTCAAACGTGGCAAGGGCGCGGGGTATGCGGGCGTCGAGAACCCGCTCTTCTTCAAGCCGAAGACAAAGATGCTCTACGGCGACGCGAAGAAGAGCGTCGACGCGATACTCGGAGCGCTGCGCGCTCCATAG